A region of Pyxidicoccus parkwaysis DNA encodes the following proteins:
- a CDS encoding ArsR/SmtB family transcription factor: MAHPLDLAQIAHLIGEPARAGMLSRLLEGPARTAGELAREVGLSPQTVSGHLAQLLEGGLVRVEAQGRHRYYRLAGPDVARALEALSLLAPTRAAPVKVPSPLRFARTCYDHLAGQLGVDLADALERRGYLEASEETWALTPSGEHFLARLGVDSEALSRGRRAFARRCLDWSERRAHVGGALGAALAERLFALRWVARRTEGRGVRLTVEGRRGFDRELGLSWP; the protein is encoded by the coding sequence ATGGCCCATCCACTCGACCTCGCGCAGATTGCCCACCTCATCGGCGAGCCCGCCCGCGCGGGCATGCTCTCGCGCCTCCTCGAAGGCCCCGCGCGCACCGCCGGAGAGTTGGCGCGCGAGGTGGGCCTGTCGCCACAGACGGTGAGCGGACATCTGGCCCAGTTGCTCGAGGGAGGCCTCGTGCGCGTGGAGGCGCAGGGCCGTCACCGCTACTACCGCCTCGCGGGGCCGGACGTGGCGCGCGCGCTGGAGGCCCTCAGCCTGCTCGCGCCCACGCGCGCCGCGCCGGTGAAGGTGCCCTCACCGCTGCGCTTCGCGCGCACGTGCTACGACCACCTGGCGGGACAGCTCGGCGTGGACCTCGCGGACGCGCTGGAGCGGCGCGGCTACCTGGAGGCCTCCGAGGAGACGTGGGCGCTCACCCCGTCGGGGGAGCACTTCCTCGCGCGGCTCGGAGTGGACTCGGAGGCCCTGTCCCGGGGGCGCCGTGCCTTCGCGCGCCGCTGCCTGGACTGGAGCGAGCGCCGGGCCCACGTCGGTGGGGCCCTGGGCGCCGCGTTGGCGGAGCGCCTCTTCGCGCTGCGCTGGGTTGCGCGCCGGACGGAGGGCCGCGGGGTGCGGCTCACCGTGGAAGGCCGGCGCGGCTTCGACCGGGAGCTGGGACTGTCCTGGCCGTGA
- a CDS encoding thioredoxin family protein, with product MAHPVSYEGTAENFDQLVMEPKGELVVVDFWGDGCPNCEIYAAAEPMLLKELDGAPMRVVKVNAYQYEELARRFGLFGIPTFLLFRDGKLLGKMSQYYGKEYWLGVVRDHLPKA from the coding sequence ATGGCACATCCCGTGAGCTACGAGGGGACGGCGGAGAACTTCGACCAGCTGGTCATGGAGCCGAAGGGCGAGCTGGTGGTGGTGGACTTCTGGGGCGACGGCTGTCCGAACTGCGAAATCTACGCGGCGGCGGAGCCGATGCTGCTGAAGGAGCTCGACGGTGCGCCGATGCGCGTGGTGAAGGTGAACGCGTACCAGTACGAGGAGCTGGCCCGCCGCTTCGGCCTCTTCGGCATCCCGACGTTCCTGCTGTTCCGCGACGGGAAGCTGCTCGGGAAGATGAGCCAGTACTACGGGAAGGAGTACTGGCTCGGAGTGGTGAGGGACCATCTGCCGAAGGCGTAG
- the atpD gene encoding F0F1 ATP synthase subunit beta: MSAQVPTAGKVIQVLGPVVDVEFPPGGLPEVYTALKVTNPNLGAEQDNLVLEVAQHLGENTVRTIAMDSTEGLGRGMAVKNTGAPIQVPVGKATLGRILNVTGDPVDEMGPVKAQEYWSIHRPPPPFTEQDVRVQMFETGIKVIDLLAPYTRGGKIGLFGGAGVGKTVLLQELIRNVAVERGGFSVFAGVGERTREGNDLYHEMQETKVIQTENLEASQAVLVYGQMNEPPGARARVALSALTMAEYFRDVEGRDVLLFVDNIFRFTQAGSEVSALLGRIPSAVGYQPTLSTEMGGLQERITSTTKGSITSVQAIYVPADDLTDPAPATAFAHLDATTVLNRSIAELAIFPAVDPLDSTSRILDPGVIGQDHYAVARKVQGVLQRYKELQDIIAILGMDELSEDDKLVVARARKIQRFLSQPFFVAKVFTGKDGRYVKLQDTIQGFKEIVEGKHDDIPEGAFYMTGSIDEVVENARKMAAA; encoded by the coding sequence ATGAGCGCTCAAGTTCCGACGGCAGGCAAGGTCATCCAGGTCCTCGGCCCCGTGGTCGACGTCGAGTTCCCGCCCGGCGGGCTCCCCGAGGTCTACACGGCCCTGAAGGTCACCAACCCCAACCTCGGTGCCGAGCAGGACAACCTGGTGCTCGAGGTGGCGCAGCACCTCGGCGAGAACACGGTGCGCACCATCGCCATGGACTCCACCGAGGGCCTCGGCCGCGGCATGGCGGTGAAGAACACGGGCGCTCCCATCCAGGTGCCGGTGGGCAAGGCCACCCTGGGCCGCATCCTGAACGTGACCGGTGACCCGGTGGACGAGATGGGCCCGGTGAAGGCGCAGGAGTACTGGTCCATCCACCGTCCGCCCCCGCCCTTCACGGAGCAGGACGTGCGCGTGCAGATGTTCGAGACGGGCATCAAGGTCATCGACCTGCTCGCTCCCTACACCCGCGGCGGCAAGATTGGCCTCTTCGGCGGCGCCGGCGTGGGCAAGACGGTGCTCCTGCAGGAGCTCATCCGCAACGTGGCGGTGGAGCGCGGCGGCTTCTCCGTGTTCGCCGGCGTGGGCGAGCGCACCCGCGAGGGCAACGACCTGTACCACGAGATGCAGGAGACCAAGGTCATCCAGACGGAGAACCTGGAGGCCTCGCAGGCCGTGCTCGTGTACGGCCAGATGAACGAGCCGCCCGGCGCCCGCGCCCGCGTGGCCCTCTCCGCGCTCACCATGGCGGAGTACTTCCGCGACGTGGAGGGCCGTGACGTGCTCCTCTTCGTGGACAACATCTTCCGCTTCACCCAGGCCGGTTCCGAGGTGTCCGCCCTCCTGGGCCGCATCCCCAGCGCCGTGGGTTACCAGCCCACGCTGTCCACGGAGATGGGCGGCCTCCAGGAGCGCATCACCTCCACCACGAAGGGCTCCATCACCTCCGTGCAGGCCATCTACGTGCCCGCCGACGACCTGACGGACCCGGCGCCCGCCACCGCGTTCGCCCACCTGGACGCGACGACGGTGCTCAACCGCTCCATCGCCGAGCTCGCCATCTTCCCGGCCGTGGATCCGCTGGACTCCACCAGCCGCATCCTGGACCCGGGCGTCATCGGCCAGGACCACTACGCGGTGGCCCGCAAGGTCCAGGGCGTGCTCCAGCGGTACAAGGAGCTGCAGGACATCATCGCCATCCTCGGCATGGACGAGCTCTCCGAGGACGACAAGCTGGTGGTGGCCCGCGCCCGCAAGATTCAGCGCTTCCTGTCGCAGCCCTTCTTCGTGGCCAAGGTCTTCACGGGCAAGGACGGCCGCTACGTGAAGCTCCAGGACACCATCCAGGGCTTCAAGGAAATCGTCGAGGGCAAGCACGACGACATCCCCGAGGGCGCCTTCTACATGACGGGCTCCATCGACGAGGTGGTCGAGAACGCCCGTAAGATGGCGGCCGCCTGA
- a CDS encoding CotH kinase family protein produces the protein MGRGAGGWVVGLVGLLACGPGTPAAPKGVAPASEEVRPGRPDEAVSDAGTPTASTGEYPPVQSTVPTFALQVAPGDLQKLNADPTSNESIPCTVTLDGTRATGRMRYRGASTRDLPQKSYKIELGPGQELGDRDHFELLASWSDGGKLTEKFAVDLYQAMGLPVPRARYARVSVNGEPQGLYLDMEHVGKDWLKHHGHERDASIYRCGHRNCELTPKPGSYQSNFEKKTNETTGREDLTAFLEWVNRSDDVRFEEELERRVDVEAYLGNLAADLLISNSLIEDSRSFWVHALHADRWTYVPWDLNNARMLYWRTWNPASAPVVDRWPQPFTLYDPAVQELFETRVTTRPEQRPAWSVLATRVWDRPALRARVLAKVEAALEGPFSEAKAQAHLDALWKVVEPELRNDPYTSAEHVKRARQYLRDYVRGRRAYLLKTLDALRAHGSGPLVIREVATGTTGYVELYNRGTRALELGNYEVTNDLRATVRARLAQGTLGPGQAVRLTASGDTSKGPLHLPFTLSRNGGEVGVFDRERRSKATGRAVLYGPEDAVWFGPLPAGTVYGRKGGGESEDFERRTP, from the coding sequence ATGGGTCGCGGAGCGGGAGGGTGGGTGGTGGGACTCGTGGGCCTGCTGGCGTGCGGCCCGGGTACACCGGCGGCCCCGAAGGGTGTGGCTCCGGCCTCGGAAGAAGTGCGGCCGGGCCGTCCGGACGAGGCTGTCTCCGACGCGGGGACCCCAACCGCGTCCACGGGTGAGTACCCTCCGGTGCAGTCCACCGTGCCGACCTTCGCGCTGCAGGTGGCGCCGGGCGACCTCCAGAAGCTGAACGCGGACCCGACCTCGAACGAGTCCATCCCGTGCACGGTGACGCTCGATGGCACGAGGGCCACGGGCCGCATGCGCTACCGGGGCGCGAGCACGCGGGATTTGCCGCAGAAGAGCTACAAAATCGAGCTGGGCCCCGGGCAGGAACTGGGAGACCGGGACCACTTCGAGCTGCTCGCGAGCTGGTCCGACGGCGGCAAGCTGACGGAGAAGTTCGCGGTGGACCTGTATCAGGCCATGGGCCTGCCAGTACCGAGAGCCCGCTACGCGCGAGTCAGCGTGAATGGCGAGCCGCAGGGCCTCTACCTGGACATGGAGCACGTGGGGAAGGACTGGCTGAAGCACCACGGCCACGAGCGTGACGCGTCCATCTACCGCTGCGGCCACCGCAACTGCGAGCTGACGCCGAAGCCCGGCTCGTACCAGAGCAACTTCGAGAAGAAGACGAACGAGACGACGGGCCGCGAGGACCTCACCGCGTTCCTCGAATGGGTGAACCGGAGCGACGACGTGCGCTTCGAGGAGGAACTGGAGCGCCGCGTGGACGTGGAGGCGTACCTGGGCAACCTGGCCGCGGACCTGCTCATCTCCAACAGCCTCATCGAGGACTCGCGCAGCTTCTGGGTGCACGCGCTGCACGCGGACCGGTGGACGTACGTGCCGTGGGATTTGAACAACGCGCGGATGCTCTACTGGCGCACGTGGAATCCCGCGTCCGCGCCGGTGGTGGACCGGTGGCCGCAGCCCTTCACGCTGTATGACCCGGCGGTGCAGGAGCTCTTCGAGACGCGAGTGACGACGCGGCCCGAGCAGCGTCCCGCGTGGAGCGTGCTGGCCACGCGCGTGTGGGACCGTCCGGCGCTGCGAGCGCGGGTGCTCGCGAAGGTGGAGGCGGCGCTGGAGGGGCCGTTCTCCGAGGCGAAGGCGCAGGCCCACCTCGACGCGCTGTGGAAGGTGGTGGAGCCGGAGCTGAGGAACGACCCCTACACCTCCGCCGAGCACGTGAAGCGAGCCCGGCAGTACCTCCGCGACTACGTGCGCGGGCGGCGCGCGTACTTGCTGAAGACGCTGGACGCATTGCGAGCCCACGGAAGCGGGCCGCTGGTCATCCGCGAGGTGGCCACGGGAACCACGGGGTACGTGGAGCTGTACAACCGGGGCACGCGCGCACTGGAGCTGGGGAACTACGAGGTGACGAATGACCTGCGCGCCACGGTAAGGGCTCGGCTGGCGCAGGGGACGCTCGGGCCGGGGCAAGCGGTGCGGCTGACGGCGAGCGGAGACACGTCGAAGGGTCCGCTGCACCTGCCCTTCACACTGTCGCGCAATGGAGGCGAGGTGGGGGTGTTCGACCGGGAGCGGCGCTCGAAGGCGACCGGGAGGGCGGTGCTCTACGGGCCTGAGGATGCGGTCTGGTTCGGGCCGCTGCCTGCCGGCACGGTGTACGGGCGCAAGGGCGGCGGGGAGAGCGAGGACTTCGAGCGGCGCACTCCGTGA
- a CDS encoding F0F1 ATP synthase subunit epsilon, with protein MAKLTVEIVTPEKRILSVQADEAIVPGGRGLFGVRPGHTPYLSLMEPGPLTLIDAGRRESYFVAGGFVEVGNDKVLVLADAAEPVSGIDVEGARRRMAEAQERMKGLSAEDARFELEQATVRREAARIGAAGMPRG; from the coding sequence ATGGCCAAGCTGACTGTGGAGATTGTCACCCCCGAGAAGCGCATCCTGTCGGTGCAGGCCGACGAGGCCATCGTCCCCGGCGGCCGGGGCCTGTTCGGCGTGCGCCCGGGCCACACCCCGTACCTGTCGCTGATGGAGCCGGGTCCGCTGACGCTCATCGACGCGGGCCGGCGCGAGTCCTACTTCGTCGCGGGCGGCTTCGTGGAGGTGGGCAACGACAAGGTGCTCGTGCTCGCGGACGCCGCGGAGCCCGTGTCCGGCATCGACGTGGAGGGCGCCCGCCGCCGCATGGCCGAGGCGCAGGAGCGCATGAAGGGCCTGTCCGCCGAGGACGCGCGCTTCGAGCTCGAGCAGGCCACGGTGCGCCGCGAGGCGGCTCGCATCGGCGCCGCCGGCATGCCGCGAGGCTGA
- the atpG gene encoding ATP synthase F1 subunit gamma, producing the protein MASLRDIRKRIRSVKNTRQITKAMKMVSAAKLRKAQDSILAARPYASMLDQIITDLVARSGVESLSHPLLTARPVKKVELVLLTSDRGLAGGFNSNVIRRANRFLYENTALERIQLATVGRKGNDYFRNRGQAIRKDFGGLYQRLSYRAAADVAEELVASYLNGEVDAVHIVYNEFVSAIAQKVVVSQLLPLQTLGGEGQAAPTEGGTTLVDFKYEPDRQAVLDRLVPQAVNIKLYRALLESVASEHGARMSAMENATSNASDMIGSLTLTYNRTRQAVITKELMEIVSGAEALK; encoded by the coding sequence ATGGCGTCCCTTCGTGACATCCGCAAGCGCATCCGCTCGGTGAAGAACACTCGGCAGATCACCAAGGCGATGAAGATGGTGTCCGCCGCCAAGCTCCGGAAGGCGCAGGACTCCATCCTCGCGGCCCGGCCCTACGCGTCGATGCTGGACCAGATCATCACGGACCTCGTCGCGCGCTCCGGCGTCGAGAGCCTGAGCCACCCGCTGCTCACGGCCCGCCCGGTGAAGAAGGTGGAGCTGGTGCTCCTGACGTCGGACCGCGGCCTCGCCGGCGGCTTCAACTCCAACGTCATCCGCCGCGCCAACCGCTTCCTCTACGAGAACACCGCGCTGGAGCGCATCCAGCTCGCCACGGTGGGCCGCAAGGGCAACGACTACTTCCGCAACCGCGGCCAGGCCATCCGCAAGGACTTCGGCGGCCTCTACCAGCGCCTGAGCTACCGCGCCGCCGCGGACGTGGCCGAGGAGCTGGTCGCCAGCTACCTCAACGGCGAAGTGGACGCCGTCCACATCGTCTACAACGAGTTCGTCTCCGCCATCGCCCAGAAGGTCGTCGTGTCGCAGCTCCTGCCGCTGCAGACGCTCGGCGGCGAGGGCCAGGCGGCCCCCACCGAGGGCGGCACCACCCTGGTGGACTTCAAGTACGAGCCGGACCGCCAGGCGGTGCTCGACAGGCTGGTGCCCCAGGCCGTCAACATCAAGCTCTACCGCGCCCTGCTGGAGAGCGTGGCCAGCGAGCACGGCGCCCGCATGAGCGCCATGGAGAACGCCACCTCCAACGCGTCGGACATGATCGGCAGCCTGACGCTCACCTACAACCGCACCCGCCAGGCGGTCATCACCAAGGAGCTCATGGAGATCGTCTCCGGCGCCGAGGCCCTCAAGTAG
- a CDS encoding toll/interleukin-1 receptor domain-containing protein, whose translation MSEGIGSESARAHSPVAEEPRATSLPREHVFISYSRKDKKWLDRIQMHLKPLVRDRSVKVWSDANIKAGSDWRKELETALAQSKVAVLLVSASFLASDFVVHNELPALLDQEGVPVIWIPVSACLYESVGIDKYQAVLNPAKPLNRLHHAHVDEELVRICREIQKAFTRS comes from the coding sequence ATGTCGGAAGGAATCGGGAGCGAGTCGGCGCGTGCGCATTCCCCAGTTGCGGAAGAGCCGCGCGCAACCTCGTTGCCGCGAGAGCATGTGTTCATTAGCTATAGCCGCAAAGACAAGAAATGGCTGGATAGAATCCAGATGCATCTCAAGCCGTTGGTGCGTGACCGGTCTGTAAAAGTCTGGAGCGATGCCAACATCAAGGCAGGTTCTGACTGGCGCAAAGAGCTTGAGACTGCATTGGCGCAATCGAAGGTCGCAGTCTTGTTGGTGTCGGCGAGCTTCTTGGCTTCAGACTTCGTTGTCCATAACGAACTGCCGGCTCTCCTTGATCAAGAAGGCGTGCCAGTTATTTGGATTCCGGTCAGCGCTTGTCTTTACGAAAGCGTAGGGATTGACAAGTACCAGGCTGTATTGAACCCGGCCAAGCCGCTGAACAGATTGCACCATGCCCACGTAGATGAAGAGCTGGTGAGAATCTGCAGAGAAATTCAGAAGGCGTTCACAAGAAGCTAA
- a CDS encoding SanA/YdcF family protein codes for MSRVWVRRGLLALAVFGLCLLGLSHLVRVSYEDRIVSLATAPEAPVALVFGAGLAPGAVPSPVLAQRLDAAIALWKQGKVRAVLVSGDQVQPFHHETRAMRRYLVERGVPETAVQGDEAGLSTYDSCLRAYTVFGAKRALLVTQRFHLSRALFIANSVGIDAWGVAADEGRSTPWRYTVRETLSRVLALAMVLLEVEPVYPSGRAALPQR; via the coding sequence GTGAGCAGGGTGTGGGTGCGCAGGGGCCTCCTTGCGCTGGCCGTGTTCGGCCTGTGCCTGCTCGGCCTCTCGCACCTCGTGCGGGTGAGCTACGAGGACCGCATCGTGTCCCTCGCGACGGCGCCCGAGGCCCCGGTGGCGCTCGTGTTCGGCGCGGGGCTGGCGCCGGGCGCGGTGCCCTCGCCGGTGCTGGCGCAGCGGCTGGATGCGGCGATTGCGCTGTGGAAGCAGGGGAAGGTGCGGGCGGTGCTGGTGAGCGGCGACCAGGTGCAGCCGTTCCATCATGAGACGCGGGCCATGAGGCGCTACCTCGTGGAGCGTGGCGTGCCGGAGACGGCGGTGCAGGGGGACGAGGCGGGGCTGTCCACGTACGACAGTTGCCTGCGGGCGTACACGGTGTTCGGGGCGAAGCGGGCGCTGCTGGTGACGCAGCGTTTCCACCTGTCGCGGGCGCTGTTCATCGCCAACTCGGTGGGCATCGACGCGTGGGGGGTGGCGGCGGACGAGGGGCGCTCGACGCCCTGGCGGTACACGGTGCGCGAGACGCTGTCGCGCGTGCTGGCGCTGGCCATGGTGTTGCTGGAGGTGGAGCCCGTCTACCCCTCCGGCCGCGCGGCGCTCCCGCAGCGCTGA
- a CDS encoding SMI1/KNR4 family protein has translation MHEWLEALRKSAKAASPGVPAEEVRRAETESGIPFPEELGGLYQALNGGELSGDVHLFQLHGPEGAPSVLEKSRLKLVGLPAAGVWRIGLKGAHRHLFSARKSAMVEQGDGGGPLPGWMDVLSDEDWVYGTWDNEKQELRLYRTLKDMLDVLVPPAEVESFGERTFARAMNAVLQGALSGVEAGDAEEGEEAGKEALEEEVEAEEELEVAEVEEVEDVGEVRELAYEYDDDSRRRSDEERPFGARKPKAEPKKPVRPVGVSEGRAAGKAKEKPVARAESRPTAGGETGAPPPGAASETTPAEAPVAEAGTPVTTVESAGAEAPAPKKAEKKARAEKAPKAEAAPVAEAPAAPAEAAAAPAAPEVKEPAAEKKKAAAKKVAPAPAAAEPQPPAAKKAAAEPAGGKPAAAKKAAPAPAAAKKAAAPEKVAPTAAKKVAAEPVAGKPAAAKKTAPAPAAAKKPTAVKEAPAKKAAAKKAPAATKAMAKKAAAKKAPAATKAAAKKAPAKSAAPAKKAAAKKAPAKKAAAKTAPVKKAAAKKSAAKKAPASMGAAKKATAKKGARGRGR, from the coding sequence ATGCACGAGTGGTTGGAGGCACTGCGGAAGTCGGCAAAGGCAGCGTCACCTGGTGTCCCCGCGGAGGAGGTCCGCCGGGCCGAGACGGAGAGCGGCATTCCATTCCCCGAGGAGCTGGGGGGCCTGTATCAGGCCCTCAATGGCGGGGAGCTCAGCGGTGATGTGCACCTGTTCCAGCTTCATGGGCCGGAAGGGGCTCCGAGTGTCCTGGAGAAGTCCCGGCTCAAGCTGGTGGGCCTGCCCGCGGCGGGCGTGTGGCGCATCGGGCTGAAGGGGGCGCACCGCCACCTGTTCTCCGCGCGCAAGTCCGCGATGGTGGAGCAGGGGGACGGCGGAGGGCCGCTGCCCGGCTGGATGGACGTGCTCAGTGACGAGGACTGGGTCTACGGCACGTGGGACAACGAGAAGCAGGAGCTTCGGCTGTATCGCACGCTGAAGGACATGCTCGATGTGCTCGTGCCGCCCGCGGAGGTGGAGAGCTTCGGTGAGCGCACGTTCGCTCGCGCGATGAACGCCGTGCTCCAGGGGGCGCTGTCCGGTGTGGAGGCGGGTGACGCGGAGGAGGGCGAGGAGGCCGGGAAGGAGGCTCTCGAGGAGGAGGTGGAGGCCGAGGAGGAACTGGAGGTCGCCGAGGTGGAGGAAGTGGAGGACGTCGGCGAGGTACGCGAGCTCGCGTACGAGTACGACGATGACTCGCGGCGCAGGAGCGACGAGGAGCGGCCCTTCGGCGCGAGGAAGCCCAAGGCCGAGCCCAAGAAGCCGGTGCGTCCGGTGGGTGTGAGCGAAGGACGGGCCGCCGGCAAGGCGAAGGAGAAGCCCGTGGCCCGCGCGGAGTCCCGGCCCACGGCCGGTGGTGAGACGGGTGCACCGCCTCCTGGCGCGGCGAGCGAGACGACGCCCGCGGAAGCGCCCGTGGCGGAAGCAGGGACGCCTGTGACGACGGTGGAGTCCGCTGGGGCGGAGGCTCCCGCGCCGAAGAAGGCCGAGAAGAAGGCCCGTGCCGAGAAGGCTCCCAAGGCGGAGGCTGCTCCCGTTGCTGAAGCGCCGGCCGCACCTGCCGAGGCTGCTGCCGCGCCCGCAGCTCCCGAGGTGAAGGAGCCTGCCGCCGAGAAGAAGAAGGCGGCGGCGAAGAAGGTGGCTCCGGCTCCTGCTGCCGCAGAGCCGCAACCTCCAGCCGCGAAGAAGGCCGCGGCGGAGCCCGCTGGTGGAAAGCCCGCTGCCGCGAAGAAGGCGGCTCCGGCTCCTGCTGCCGCGAAGAAGGCCGCTGCTCCGGAGAAGGTGGCTCCTACTGCCGCGAAGAAGGTTGCGGCGGAGCCCGTTGCTGGAAAGCCCGCTGCCGCGAAGAAGACGGCTCCGGCTCCTGCTGCCGCGAAGAAGCCTACTGCCGTGAAGGAGGCTCCCGCGAAGAAGGCGGCTGCCAAGAAGGCACCGGCGGCAACGAAGGCCATGGCGAAGAAGGCGGCTGCCAAGAAGGCACCGGCGGCAACGAAGGCCGCGGCAAAGAAGGCTCCCGCGAAGTCGGCCGCTCCCGCGAAGAAGGCCGCGGCCAAGAAGGCACCCGCGAAGAAGGCCGCTGCGAAGACGGCTCCTGTGAAGAAGGCGGCTGCCAAGAAGTCCGCTGCGAAGAAGGCGCCCGCCAGCATGGGAGCCGCGAAGAAGGCCACCGCGAAGAAGGGGGCCAGGGGTCGCGGTCGCTGA
- a CDS encoding group I truncated hemoglobin yields the protein MTEAAMKSVYEQIGGEPAMAAAVDVFYRKVLSDDRISHFFEDVDMERQAAKQKAFLTMVTGGPSRYSGRDMRAGHAHLVAQGLNDMHFDAVAGHLKETLEELGVPAPLVARVLTIAESARADVLNR from the coding sequence ATGACGGAAGCGGCGATGAAGAGCGTCTACGAGCAGATTGGCGGCGAGCCGGCGATGGCCGCGGCGGTGGACGTCTTCTACCGGAAGGTCCTCTCGGACGACCGTATCAGCCACTTCTTCGAGGACGTGGACATGGAGCGCCAGGCGGCGAAGCAGAAGGCCTTTCTCACCATGGTGACGGGCGGGCCGTCGCGCTACTCGGGCAGGGACATGCGCGCGGGCCATGCGCACCTCGTCGCGCAGGGCCTCAATGACATGCACTTCGACGCGGTGGCGGGCCACCTCAAGGAGACGCTCGAGGAGCTCGGTGTGCCGGCGCCGCTGGTGGCGCGAGTCCTGACCATCGCCGAGAGCGCACGCGCGGACGTGCTCAACCGCTAG
- a CDS encoding flavin reductase family protein, with product MNDLPKHRVIAPRILYFGTPVALLSTLNADGTPNLSPLSSAWALDDRLVLGMGRMGQGLANLERTREAVINLPNAALWPQVERLAPTTGCSPVPEPKRAMGYVHEPRKFERAGLTPLPSDTVAPPRVGECPLQLEAVLLDVRPAAATPEQPEATFCIAEVRVTRVHAHEDVTVPGTQYVDVERWQPLLYVFRHYAGTGPSLGRNFRAET from the coding sequence ATGAACGACCTGCCGAAGCACCGGGTGATTGCTCCCCGGATTCTCTACTTTGGAACGCCAGTGGCGCTCCTGAGCACCCTGAACGCCGACGGCACGCCCAACCTCTCGCCGCTGTCATCCGCGTGGGCGCTGGATGACCGGCTGGTGCTGGGAATGGGGCGGATGGGGCAGGGGCTCGCCAACCTGGAGCGCACGCGCGAGGCCGTCATCAACCTGCCCAACGCGGCGCTGTGGCCCCAGGTGGAGCGACTGGCGCCCACGACGGGGTGCAGCCCCGTGCCCGAGCCGAAGCGCGCCATGGGCTACGTGCACGAGCCGCGCAAGTTCGAGCGCGCGGGCCTCACGCCGCTGCCGTCGGACACGGTGGCGCCGCCGCGCGTGGGGGAGTGCCCGCTGCAACTGGAGGCCGTGCTGCTCGACGTGCGCCCCGCCGCCGCGACGCCCGAGCAGCCCGAGGCCACCTTCTGCATCGCGGAGGTGCGCGTCACCCGCGTCCACGCGCACGAGGACGTCACCGTGCCCGGCACGCAGTACGTCGACGTGGAGCGCTGGCAGCCGCTCCTCTACGTGTTCCGCCACTACGCGGGCACCGGCCCGAGCCTCGGGCGCAACTTCCGCGCGGAGACGTGA
- a CDS encoding response regulator: MPVASGPVLIVEDDADIREALQGYLELQGFAVRVAGNGKEALEHLETPPRPALILLDMALPVMDGHRVLTARKASEALAEVPVVILSAGMAAMHPRDRAVYAANYDVAAFLKKPVEPRRLLETVERYALKSAGVQPGTSP, encoded by the coding sequence ATGCCCGTCGCCAGCGGTCCTGTGCTCATTGTCGAGGACGACGCGGACATCCGCGAGGCCCTCCAGGGCTACCTGGAGCTGCAGGGCTTCGCGGTGCGCGTGGCGGGCAACGGGAAGGAGGCGCTCGAGCACCTGGAGACGCCGCCCCGGCCCGCGCTCATCCTGCTCGACATGGCCCTGCCGGTGATGGACGGCCACCGCGTGCTGACGGCGCGCAAGGCGAGCGAGGCGCTGGCGGAGGTGCCCGTCGTCATCCTCTCCGCGGGCATGGCGGCGATGCACCCGCGCGACAGGGCGGTGTACGCGGCGAACTACGACGTGGCGGCCTTCCTGAAGAAGCCGGTGGAGCCCCGGCGGTTGCTGGAGACCGTCGAGCGGTATGCGCTGAAGTCGGCAGGAGTCCAACCGGGCACATCGCCCTGA